A single window of Tiliqua scincoides isolate rTilSci1 chromosome 10, rTilSci1.hap2, whole genome shotgun sequence DNA harbors:
- the LOC136661700 gene encoding galectin-4-like: protein MAIEKETLEMPYIRPIPYGLKYGSEVKLEGFIPQNSKGFKACFRCAQFRGADIPFEFNLQFEGPPHSSSAVVTLSSRAKRERRKELKMPSTLRQGKSFAIRFIITSSGYKIIENDRVLTEFPHRLEPESIHFLVMDGQITLKILAGLSN from the exons GAGATGCCATACATTAGACCTATTCCATATGGCCTGAAATACGGGTCAGAGGTGAAGTTGGAAGGTTTCATTCCACAGAACAGTAAAGG GTTCAAAGCCTGCTTTCGTTGTGCACAATTTCGTGGGGCCGACATTCCCTTCGAGTTCAACCTCCAATTTGAAGGACCCCCACATTCCTCTTCTGCTGTTGTGACGCTCAGCAGCCGGGCAAAAAGGGAGCGTCGGAAAGAGCTCAAGATGCCGAGCACCCTACGGCAAGGGAAAAGCTTCGCAATACGATTCATCATCACCAGCTCCGGCTACAAG ATAATAGAGAATGACAGAGTTCTGACGGAGTTTCCCCACCGCCTCGAGCCAGAGAGCATACACTTTTTGGTGATGGATGGACAAATCACACTCAAGATCTTGGCAGGACTCAGCAACTAA